In Tenrec ecaudatus isolate mTenEca1 chromosome 4, mTenEca1.hap1, whole genome shotgun sequence, a single window of DNA contains:
- the TMEM223 gene encoding transmembrane protein 223: MAAPGRRGALWLLARRALCAGPARDVLLFEHERGRFLAVLGLFCAGQGVFWASLAVAAVARPPAAETPQTQGPGRSALRSALWRYGLAAGCGAVGTLVLGAGLLFSVRSVRSVVLRAGGRQVTLTTHAPFGLGAHFTVPLNQVSCMAHRGEVPAMLPLKVKGRRFYFLLDKAGYFPNTKLFDNTVGAYRNL, from the exons ATGGCGGCGCCCGGGCGGCGAGGGGCCCTGTGGCTGCTCGCGCGCCGCGCCCTGTGCGCCGGCCCGGCCCGGGACGTGCTGCTGTTCGAGCACGAGCGCGGCCGCTTCCTCGCCGTCCTCGGGCTCTTCTGCGCCGGCCAGGGCGTCTTCTGGGCCTCGCTCGCGGTGGCCGCCGTGGCCCGCCCCCCGGCCGCCGAGACCCCGCAGACCCAGGGCCCGGGCCGCTCGGCGCTCCGCTCGGCGCTGTGGCGCTACGGCTTGGCCGCCGGCTGCGGCGCCGTGG GGACCCTGGTGCTTGGCGCTGGCCTCCTCTTCTCGGTGCGCTCCGTGCGCTCCGTGGTGCTGCGGGCCGGCGGCCGGCAGGTGACCCTCACCACGCACGCCCCCTTTGGCTTGGGGGCCCACTTCACGGTTCCCCTGAACCAGGTCTCCTGCATGGCCCATCGGGGTGAAGTCCCTGCCATGTTGCCCCTGAAGGTCAAAGGTCGGCGCTTCTATTTCCTCTTAGACAAAGCCGGATACTTCCCCAACACAAAGCTCTTTGACAATACTGTGGGTGCCTACCGGAACTTGTAA